The genomic interval TTCTTTCTAAATAAACATAGTGCTAAAACTAAGTGTACTTATAGTGTGCTATTTCTTCAGTTTTACTTCTTTCTAAATAAACATAGTGCTAAAACCTCAAATCTAAAGGCACCAACTCAATACTTTTTCAAAATTGAGGCTTAGCACTATCAAAAGAAGTCAAACATTAAACTCGATTGATAAAGTTAACCCACATCATCACGAATAAAGTCACATAGTCATTACTTAATCGTTCATCGTTGTATTAACTTTTCTCTATCATATGATATTAAGTTTAGTATAACTTAATTGTAATGATTTATAAACTTAAAATACCGTTTAAACTCAGAAAGGTTTTCACCTACAAATTCGTGGTATGCGATCATGTGAGTCAATTGATAACTCACCATTTCATCTGGAATAAATAACGATAATTCTTCTTTTATTTTTTCAATGTCATGACACTCTTTATTACTTTTACAAAGAAATATGTTTTCTTCGTTAATGATGATAGAAGGATGATTGGTGAAAACAATCGTTGTGAAATGATACTTCTTTAAAAGTTGCATAAATACTTCTATATCGCGAATACCGAGGTGAGACTCCGGAAATAATACAATCAAAATGTTTTCTTTTGTTGAGTGAATGAGTAGATCAATGAATGCTTTTCTTTTATTTATTTCACTTAAATCCTCAAGCTCGTTATGAAAATCTAATCCAAACAATTTTAGCAATCTTCTCAACTTAAAAATCGATGGTTGCAATTCTATTTGATAGTCATCATCGTATATACCTAGCGTATTTTTTAAATCAATTAGACTTTGTTCAAACTTTAAAAATGAGTGATTTGCTTTTTCATAATTAATAATTTGTTCTTCAAAAATTTGATACACTTTTTCTTCTATCAATTTTTGCCCTAATAGATTTCTATCTCCACAATTCAAAATAATCGGATGAAAGTTTTTCGGGCTAATCGTCTCATAATCGTCTGATATAAAATGTGCAAATTGATTTTCTACGACAGGTTTATTCGTCATATAGTCCATAAAATCTTGTATAAAAGTTCCACACAGAGCAGTATCTTCAAAAGTTATAATATTTACACTTTCTTCTTTAATTTCGAGAACCTCTGTGACATGACTCGCAATTTTCATAATTCAATCACTCTTTCAGAACTTAAGCCTATTTGGCCTTTTGGAGGGGTTCCAACTAGATACTTCATATTTGAAAACTGATTTTCTGTTACAACCAACGCCTGGACTATTCCATTTGAAGGTACCACACTTTTTAATTTTGTGATTTGATGATTTAATGTAGAACTGTTAAAAATTAACTTACAATATATAGAGAATTGGAGTCTCACATACCCTTCATTCGTTAGAAATTTAACAAATTGCCGATATGCACGTCTTTCACTCGATGTCTCTACTGGTAAGTCGAACATTAAAATTAATCTCAAATATCTCACCTCAACATATATCCCCTTATTAATCAATTTTTCTTTTTTAAAATCCATGTTAAATTAATATGTCCAAGTTGGTATTTTTATAACTTCTATATCTCCACTTGACAAATATTTAAATAAACTGTCTACATAGATTTCTACAGCATTTAGAAAAAAATATCTTTTATTATCAACTATTAACCTTCTATTTAAAATATTCAGTATTGCTCTTTTTTGGTCTGTTTCAAATTGTTGCTCTACATTTTTTAAAACCAAATAATCTATGAGTGGTCTGAAAATCTCCATAAAGTCAGACGCTAAATTATAAATATTGAATTCATTACGGTGTTTGATGCCCAATTCAGTAAGATAGCCCTTACTTACAATCGTTCTTGCTACAATCGCTAATAATACTTGATAACCATAATCCATAGCAGCATTTTGAGCAGTGTCATCACCCCGTGCATGCCCATGGTCTAGTATGATGTTAAAATAAACTTTTGCCGCATGTCCTTCACGATTGGTACTATCATCTAACTCTACACTATTCACAAACGCGTCAAATAAGTCTGTACTACTTTCTTTAAAAAATTCTTGAACAACTTGCTTTTGATTTAAAATTTTGTATTTGACTAATAGCTGCCAAAGTTCTGCTTTTCTTTCACTTTTCCAGCTGATTTGATTTTGGATGAGTCTCACTTGTCTATGATGACCGTATAGGGGGAGTAAAACTGTATTCGGCAAATGTTTCGTATTACATAAAATCGTTACAATCTTCTGATCACTTAATGCATTCATGAGATGTCCAGTCATTGAAACGTTAGGGTGTTCAATGACTAGACACAGGATTTCATTTAAAGGAATACGACTTAAATTTTCACCTTTAACAATTAATTGATTCATTCTAAGTGACAATTTCGATTCTTTCGTTATGATTACTGTTCTAAAGCTCATTTCTAGACTCCGCTAATTTAAACAATGACTTAGGTTTCGTTGTTTTCAAACCTGAAATTGATGTATATGCGATTTTAACATCTCTCCCTTTTCCTAAAAATGCACGATTACTCATACTGTTTTTTCGACTTCCTATCTTTTCTGATCTTACTGCTGATGCTTTAACGACTTTAAATAATTCGTCTAATGCTTTTACAAAATCTTCATGACTTTGATTTGATTGAGAGAAAAGTGTTTTAACTCTTTCCTCTTTTAACGCACTGTTTAAATAATGGCGATATTCGTTCGTCACTTTTTCAGCTATATCATCATATACATTTACTAACTCTTCAACACTTGTTTCTTTATTGTTCAACGCATTGTATAAAGAAAGTTGTTTCTCAACAGTTAACTCGAATTGTTTTGCATTAATTACTTCATTGCTCGAAACAAAATAGCATGGATGATTATTAATGTATAACAAGTCACCTTTATTAAGTGAATAAACGATATGGGCATCTAATACCTCCTCTTTATTCTCACGTCGCGCTAAGTATAATGCTAGCTCTTTCTCATTACCATTTTTAAATTTATAAAAATCAAACACATAATGATCAATCATTTGATATTGCATTTTCACTTTTCCTTTTTTAGTCGCTGTTTTGATTGCGACGACAAATGTTTGATAAGTAGTGAGACTCGAATAAACTGCATCTGTACTTTTATCAGATTCATACTTTAGTTCTGCTGTTTTTGGCGATAGTGCTGTTTGTTTATAAAATTGTTGTGGTATATTTGCTAACTTTTTAGAGTAATTGATTTTAAAATGATTCATATCTAACTTGATTTTTGAAATAAGCCGTTCACCTTGGCTCACTTCCATTTTTTCGAGTTTTTTGAAAAAGAATAGTTCTCTCGTCTTTTGCTTCGTGTTGAACTCACCTAAAGCTTTCCATTTCTCTCTTACTTTCTCCCATTTAAAATTGAAATCAAATAAATCTACATTAGGATAAGCAAGTTGCGCTCCGTGATATACGACACCATTCAAATAGGCATCAATCGCGTGATGTGCATCGTTCATTTGACGTATTTTAGGAATATCAAATTTCTTTCTAAATTCAGTCACCATTTTCGCCTTCATTGGAATCACTTTTGCATCCGGATATTCTTCTTTAAGGAAATCTCTCACATGTACCGAAATCTGCCGCGTTTCGACGAGCTGACGTTGGATAAATCCCTCCTTGTCCATTGCATTAAATTCCGGTTTCATTAATTTATGCAATTTACTGTCACTAATTAATCCCGCTTTATTTAAACTTTTCCAGTAAGCGATTCTTTCATAGGGGTGATGAATAAATTGTAACGGGACTTGATCCCCTTTCGTTTGGTTCATAGCTTTAATAACTAACACTTTATTATCGATTGAATCATCTTTAATAAAGCTTCGTGGAATAATATGGTCCACTTCGTAATATTTTGTCGCATTTGAAGATAATAGTGTATCTAAATCTATACTTTTCCCTGAATACATACACTTACCATTTTGAGATAAGTACAACCATAACTTTTCTTGTTGTAACTGTTCATTATTCAATTTATTAGCGACGTCAATGATGTATTTGTATTCATCCACTGATTTTAATTTGTTTTTCTTAACATTGTCATCCCATAATTGTTTTCGACTTTTCTGTTTTTTACCTTTCTGTTGATCTTCAGTCGCAAATTCCATAATAATCTTTTCTGGTTCACCAAATATTGAAGTCAATTCTCTCACCAGTTTTATCGTTGACCAGATGCCCTTTTTCAATGCTGGAGAGGTTGCTAAATTTGCGATATCTTGGTATTGAATTGTGTTTGATTGCACTTGATTCTCTTCTTTTATAAAATTCTGAAAGCCATAATCATCATTTGTTAATATTTCCATAAAGTTTTCATCAGAATGTCTCAACAATTCAATTATAGAGTGGCCCTGATGCGAGTGCGTTAATAGTTTTTCACTCAATCTTCCCCAACCCGAGTAATTCAACTTTTTCAATTGATTGATTTGTTGTGACGTTAACTCTGGATAGTTCTCTTTCAATTTTTGGACTAATATCTTTTTATCTTCAAAAATAGTAATCCATTGAATGATTTCTTCAATTTGTGCTCTTTTATCATCAATATTTCCAAAAATTTTAGTCATGTCTTGATAGGAAGATAATTTCGATACAAACTTTTTATCATCTTGCGTTCCAAAAATAGACAGCCTTTCGCCGTGATTCATAAAATTTTCGCGATGATTCGAATTCAACATGATTTCTAAAAATTTGCTATGACTCACTGTTTTATACTTCTTAAAGATGTGTTCTACTGCAAATAATTTAATTTGAGGTATCAATCTGTATTTACGATTTTTTGGATCTGTTTGAAATCTTACCTGAATCGCATTCAATTCATTCAATAATTCCATTTCTTGATACAACAAACTATTTTTCGGCAACACATCTTCATTCATCAAATATGTACATTTATTCGTCATCCGTCTAATGAATTGAGTGGCACTTTTCGAACGATCCACAACTTCATCAAAGTTCCATGGTTTAATGGGTTCATTGGATTTTCTTTCCATCCAACCAAATTTTGCTGTTGCTTGGTCGTTAACAAGTGGCCCGACATAATAAGGGATTCTAAATTGAATGAGGCTTAAAACTTTTTCAATTATTTCATCAGTGATTTCAGCATGATACTTTTGTTGGTTTCTCAAAATAGTTTCAGCTTCATACAAACTGATTTGCATCGGGATACTTGCATTATCTGTTGTATTTAAAACTTTTAACAACGTGTCATTTTCCGCTTCAAAATATAATTCACTATCTTGAGGGATGATTTTTTTGAGTTCCTTGATAAATGATGAATATTGCTTTTTAGGTCGAATTACATATTGATCGAATAAACAGAGCGCACTGAAATTTTCGTCATTCGGAATCGCTTCATATTGTTTTAAACTTTCCTTACTCGAAACGAAAATCTTTTTAAATTGTACTTTCGTTGGATCCGCCTTATATACAATGTCTTTCACTTGTTTTAATTCATTTTTAAATTTATCGTAAGCTGCTACTTTTGATATGGCCATTGACTTATTCCCATTTAATATATCTTGAAGCGTAAACGACAAATAAATTTTGTTAGCACGCTCAATCAATTCCAATTGCTCTACCGTTAAAAATGACGTTAAGTTCTCCTCATAATTATCAGCAAAAGAATGCGATTGTTTCGCTTCTTTTAACTCCTCTGCATTGTCAGCATGATTAAATAGGTCACCTTCATTAAATTTAAGACCTAACAGCATTTTTGAAAATTGTTTAAGTTCTTTCTCAATTTTAACAACAGCTTTTTCCCGATCGTTTTTAGTCATTTCGTTATCTTGCAAAATATCAAAGATTTCCTTTTTCTTCTCATAATCAAGGTTCAATGAAATGTTATTGAGCTTTTCATATACCTCAATCAGTTCTACAAAATCCTCCATATTGTCATTGTTAGATAAGTTTTCGATATTTAAATAATTGAAAAGAAAGTGGCCTCTATATTTCACTAAATGGTATAACGCTATATAGATAAGTTCAGGCTCGAATTTTTCATCTTTTAATAAGAGTGCTTCTTGTAAATGATAAATCGTTGGATACTTTTTAGGAGCATAGCGTAAGAAGCTTAAAACCTCAGAAAGACTTTTGTTTTTAAAATCCATGTTATCATTTTTCCAAGTGAACTGTCTTTGAAATTGATAAAAGTTTGGATTTTGAACTAAAGGCGCCAAAATCTCTTGTAAAAGACCTAATCGTTTAATACGACGATTATTTCTTCTTCTTGCCGTTCGAAACTGTCTACGTTCTTGAGCTGTTAGTGCACCGTCAAATAAGTATACACCTATCGCATCTTTGTCATAGTACTTTAAAATGTTAAATTCTTTATCCATACACGCATAACCGACACTTCCCGTACCAATATCGAGACTTAAAATATAAGGTTTTTGAGCCATTTTGTTTCCCTCCACTTAATTTATATATGAATATTATCGCAAATAGTTTGATAATTGTGAACACTTATGATACTATCGATTTGAAGGTTTTACTTCATTCTAAATAAACATAGTTAAGTTAAAACAAGCTTAAAGCGTCAATGTAATATTTCATTAACACCCTACTGTGTCAGTGGGGGTTTTTTAATTGTAATAAAAAATCACAAAACACGTCTTAACCTATGCTAAAACATGTTTTGTGATTGAATTCGAAATTATGCTCTCATAAACTGCGCTACGTGTTGTTGTAACTGTCTTGAGGCTGCTTTTAATTTTTGATCTTTTGTTCCTTCAAGCATCGGGGCATTCGACCATTGTTCAAAGTTTCCAAATAAGAGTGGTAAATCGAAACAATGCGGTGCGCCAAGTCTGTCATTTCCCCCGTCAATGATTTGAAAGTGAACGTCACTGCCTTTATCTTCAAATTGCTGTAATAATGCTTTTGTCGGTTGTTCAAATTCCTCAACCCTCATTTTGTCAAGTTCATCAGCTATGTTACCATGTGGCTTAAATGCATTCATTTCATTTTGAGTCACCCAAGCCATCACATCTTTGTTACCACCTGATACTTTTACTGCCTGATCAATCAAATCTTTGGATAATTGTTCGCTTTCAATTGGAATAAAGCTTGTAGGAATACGACTGGGTTGGTGATGTGAAAGGTGTGTCATGACTTGATTTTGCGCATCTAAAATCTCTTGCGTCGTCGCAGTTGCCATTGTTTTGGGTGCTAAATAGTTTTGCAATTGCGTGGACAACTGTTGTGAACTAAGTGCGGTTAATGGCTTGATTTGACCTGGAAAGCTTGCGAGGATGGCTTTGTTAAATAAATGATGTGCATCAACATGACCTAGTAAAGCCGCTGTATACCATGCCCCTGCTGACTGCCCGCCTACAGTGATATTGTCAGAATCTCCACCAAAGTAATAAATATTGTTATGCACCCACGTTAAAGCGTTGATGATATCATTTAACCCGAGATTTTTCGGACCTTCTTCTGTTTGAAAGGCACCTAATGCACCAATGCGGTAATTGATAGTGACGACAACAATATCTTCATTTTCAGCTAAATGGTTACCGTCATACCAAGGGAGCGCACCTCCACCAGTCAACCAGCCCCCACCATGTATCCAAAAGAGGACAGGTTTGTTTTTAAATTGTTTCGAGCTAAAAATGTTTAAGTGAAAAGCCGCTTCTGATTGATTCTTTTCCTCTTGTCGACACCCCATCACTGTACTGAGACGATTCGGATTTTGTGGAAACACCCTTCCTCTCATTGAACAGTCTATTACCGTATCTAAGTCTTCCCATTTCAATAAGGACGAATACTGCAATCTGCCCTCATTTTGCGCATAAGGGATTTGAAAAGCTGCATAAGATTGATTGAATGCGCATACTTTAATTTGTTTATCATGAATCTGCATCATTTTCGCCAACGCCACACACCTCGCTTTTTAATGTTGAGAAAGTTGTTTACCGTAAATGTTTTTCATACGTTTACCATGTACGAAATAGTAAAAAATGAGTGTAAGTACGAGTAAAACACCCATACAAATATAAATATTGGCAAAACCGATTTTAGCCGTGAACATACCGAGCACAAATGGACCAAAACCGAGACCTACATCCAATCCAATGAAAAATGTGGCAGTCGCTAAACCGATTTTGTGAAACGGCACAACTTTTACCGCAACCGCTTGTAAAGTCGACGCTAAGTTGCCATAACCGATACCTGCTAAAATAGCCGAAACGAAAAACGCAATTGGATTTTGGGTAATACCAAGTAAAAATAGGCTGAGTGCAAATGAAATAAACGCTGGAATATTAACGACATTTTCATTGTATTCGTCCATCAATTGACCGGCGATAGGACGTGTCACTAATGCAGCAATCGCGTAAACGATAAAGTAATAGCTGGAAATGGATTCGAAGTGATTTTCTGTCGCAAAAAATTGAATAAATGACAGCAGTGAGGAGTAACCAACGGCAATGAGTAACGTGACAATGCCAACAGGTACTGCTTCAACAGCAAAATATTTATGAATGCTGAACTTTTGATGCGTCGCATGAACAGGTTGTTCAGCTTGAGGAAATTCAACATTAAGGAAGAAAACACTAGCGAAACTGATGACACCAATGACGATACATAACGTAAAAATGACTTCCATAGGATAGTGCTCTGAAAGGTATAAACCAAAAAACGGTCCAATAGCTGCACCGACAATCAAACTCAATCCAAACATCGCAATCCCTTCACCTTTACGATTTTCTGGTGTTAAATAACCAGCGACAGCACCCGTTGCAGTCGTCACTACCGCTGTCGCCATCCCATTGAGTATACGTACGATAATTAACAACATTAATGAACCTTCAACAAAATACAATGCTTGCGTAATCAGTAATAAAATCGACCCTACGACTAACAGCTTTCGAGGTCCAACATTATCAACAAATCGACCTGTCATAAAACGACCTAAAAGTGAACCAATAACGAATAATCCAGCAACTAATCCCCCAATACTATCAGTCGTATCAAATGTTTGTATGGTATATCTGGCCATCACGACCATTAGCAAATACATACATAAAAATACTAAAAAGTTAATAATAAAATTAACTACAAATTCCTTTGTCCATATTTTTGACCCCTGAGTAGACTCCATTCGGTACCTAACTCCCTTTCATACGATTTAATAATTGCTCCATAAACTGACATATGTGTTCAAAATTCTCATCGTTTTTAACTTCAGATAGAATTTTGTCATCCATCTCTAAAATACGTTTGTTGATCGATTGAAATAAAACTTGACCTTCTTTTGATAGTTCAATCCATTTATGACGTTTATCATTTTTATCCGTCGTCACCACAATCAATTGCTTTTCTTCAAAAACTTTTAAAATTTGATGTGTTGTCGATTTTTCAATAAAACGTCTTTTCGCTATCTCCACCAATGCAGTCGGTTGATGATAGCCAATATCTTTTAACACAAGCCACCGCGCAAGATTCAAGCTGTGTTCATTCAAAATAGGTTCTATTTTTTTAACATATGGCCTATATAGCGACAATGTTAAAGAAAAAAAGTCATTCATCGTATACCTCCTTTAATAGTTAGTTTACCTAACTATTAAAGTATAGTAATTTTAAAAGGAATCGTCAAGTTGTTAATTTTATATTTGGGTCTAAAATCATTTTTATTTATTGTTGCATACGAAAAATATGAATAAAGTTGAAATGGATACCTGTAGCAGCTCTGATTATGTCATTTATGATTTTTAAAAATGCATCAAAAAAACCAAGACCCGTTTAAAAGCCTTGGTTTTCATGTCACTATTCAATAATTTGTGTTTCTGCGAGTTTCTTATACCAATATGCACTCTTTTTCGGATAGCGTTCTTGTGTTTCAAAATCAACATAGAATAAGCCATAACGCTTTTCATAACCATTTGACCAAGAGAACACGTCCATTAACGACCAAATGAAGTAACCTTTCACATTGGCGCCATCCTCAATGGTATCTGCAATCACTTCTAAATGTTGTTTTACGTAATCAATACGCGCATCGTCTTGAACTGTATTATCAACAAAATCATCTTTGTAACCTAATCCATTTTCAGTGATATAGATTTTTTTATAATTCGGGTAATCATTTTTAACACGCATGATTTGATCATATAAACCTTGTGGATAAATCATCCAATCCCAATCTGTTCTAGGGACATCCACATCAAATTCACGTTGTCCGACCCCTTTCAGTTGATATTTTGAGCCACCTTTATCTCCTTTTGAATTATGCGTTATTTCACTTTCACCTTCAAAACCACGCATCCAATCACTCATATAATAATTAATACCTAAGAAATCATTTAGGTCTTTGGCAGCTTCTAATATTTCAAAATCTTCTTCTCTTAAGTCCAATTTACCACCATTCACGCTTAGAATATGATTGACACCCTCCATAGTCTTTTCGGAATAATGTCCTAAATACGTGGCGTCTAAAATGAATTTATTGTGAAGAATATCTTCTAATTCAGCTGCACGAACATCTTCAGGATTGTCCGGGTTAAAAGGATATTTTGTAGGTAAAGCATGAACAACACCAATTTCTCCTTGATGACCTTGTTCCTTAAATAAAACAACTGCTTTAGCATGTGCAACCATCATATTATGGTGTGATTGAAACACTTTTTCAAAATGATATTGAATACCCGGAGGAAATTTACCTACGAGATATTGCCCATCTCCAATAGGTCCGATTTCATTGAATGTTGTCCAATAATTCACTTCTTTAAACTCGTTAAAACAAAATTCAGCATAATCCACAAAATGTTGGATATTATCTCTGTTAAGAAAATCGCCATTCGAATGCAGAGTTTCTGGAGTATCGAAATGATGTAATGTTACGAAAGGTTCAACATTTCTTTTAATACACTCTTTAAAAAGACGATGATAATAATCTACACCTTGGGGGTTTACTTCACCGTAACCTGTTGGAAAAATCCGTGACCATGCGATTGAAATCCGTATACCATTCACACCAAATTTTTCACTTAACTCTAAGTCAACCGGATAACGATGATAAAAGTCACTCGCCGGCTCAGCTGTGTACCAATAGTTTTCTTCCAAATAAGTATCCCATGCTACTCTGCCTTTACCGTCAATATTTGTTGCACCTTCAGCTTGATATGCTGCTGTAGCACCGCCAAAAATAAAGTCTTTCGGTAACTTTTTCATTAGAATTTGATCTCCTTTTACTTAAATTGATCTTGTACGAATTTTAAAGCAGCTTGTCCATCACGAGTGAGATTAATGTATTCTACCCCTTGTGTTTTAGCAAGCTTTATTCCAAGTCTATCCGTGTCTCGTTTAATATCTTGATAGTTTGAAGCAACTTGTGGGGCTAAAATGACAAGATCGAAATCCTTCATAATATCCATATGTGCACCATAACTATCAGCAGCCGCTTTAACAGGAACATTATATTCTGCTGCAGCCTTATTTAAAGCATTGGCAAGCAATCCACTTGTACCTCCACCGGCACATAGTACTAGAACATTGGTTGGTCCTGTAATATCACTCACTGCACTTGAATCTTTGTCTTCTTTTACAGCTTGATCTGTCGATTTGTTTGCAGTAGAACCAAGAATAGCTTCTGCTTTTTTCGTATTAAAATTCTCTCCAACTTTTGCATGCAGTTCATTCGTACTATCTACACCTTTTAATTCATCTTCTAGAATTTGGTTATCATAAACTTTAAAGAATGGATAGTAAACAATCACATCAACAATAATTAAAGTAATAGCTAATACAAACGCCCATACTTCAAATCCTGTACCCATCACAATTCCTAATGGACCTGGTGTTGTCCAAGGTAAAAATACACTAAAACTATTCATACCTATAACATCAACAAAGAATTTGAAAATCCAAACGTTTATAATCGGTGCTGCAATAAATGGTATGAAGAAAATCGGGTTTAATACGATTGGTGCACCAAATAAAATAGGTTCATTTACACCGAAAAATGTAGGTACGACTGAAGCACGCCCAATCGCTTTATTACGTTTTGATTTAGACAGCCACATAAATATGAAAGGTACAACTAATGTCGCCCCAGTACCTCCCATTGTTACGATAAACATTTGTGTACCTGGTGTTAAGATCTTATCTGCATGCTCACCAGCGTGTAACAATTTAAAGTTCGTTTCGATATTGGCATAAGTAATGGCTGCGATAGCTGGTTCAACGATAGAAGGACCGTGAATACCAACAAACCAGAAAAACGCAAAAGCACCAAATATAATTGTAATACCCACATAGCCATCTGCAGCGGTAAATAATGGTTCAAAAGTTTTTAAAATAGATTCAGCTACATTTGTTTTATTCACTGATCTTGAAAGGATGTCTAATCCATACAATATTAAGATAACAAGACTGAATGGAATTAAATCTTTAAATACTTGTGAAATATTTGGTGGTACTTCTTTAGGCATTTTAATTGTAATATTATTTTTAATACAAATATTATAAATAAAAACAGTGATAAATGCAGATAAAAACGCTGTAAGCAAACCTTTTGTTCCCATAAAAGCATTTGCAAATCCACCTTCTTCAAGTGCATTTGAAGCTAAAAATAAGAAACCACTCATCGAAGCAAGCATCGTCGATATGAAGTTGATTTGGTTTGTTCTTTCTAATTTACGGTTGAATGAATCTGTAAGTGCTTTAGCAGTCGTTCCTGCAACAAACAACCCTACAATCCCCATTGTATAACCGTATGGCTTCATAATGAGCGCTTCCATTTCTTTACTCCACTTAAATCCAAATATATTCGGAACATAAGCAATCAATAAGAAAATACTTGAAAATAAAATAATAGGCATAGCTGAAATAAAACCGTCACGAATTGCTCTCAAGTAAATATTACGTGAGAGTTTTTCAAAAAACGGCTTACCTTTTTCAATTAATCCAATCAATTTGTTCATAGATGTCAGCTCCCTCGTTTGTACAATTCAATGATGTGTTTTAACATGTCTTTTAATAAAATTGTTGTCATTAAGTGATCTTGTCCATGCATCATGGTTACGCTGTATGCAATGTCATCACCAATTGCTTCTTTTTGTAATAAACTCGTTTGTGCTTTATGTGCATCCACAATACATTGATTACCTTCTTCAATCAGTTGTTCAGCTTTATCATAATCTCCGTCGCGCGCTGCTGATAATGCCTCTAAATATTTTGAGCGTGCATCTCCTGCGTAAGCTACAATTTCAAATCCTAACATAGTAACTTCTTCTCTATTCATAAATATCATCTCCACCAAAACATTAAAATTATAGTTTTTCCTTATATGAAACAGCTGTTTCTGTTAACACTTTGTTCAGTTCGCTTATATTGTCATAACCTTCAGTGCGTAACCATTCTCTA from Staphylococcus sp. MI 10-1553 carries:
- the cas2 gene encoding CRISPR-associated endonuclease Cas2 translates to MDFKKEKLINKGIYVEVRYLRLILMFDLPVETSSERRAYRQFVKFLTNEGYVRLQFSIYCKLIFNSSTLNHQITKLKSVVPSNGIVQALVVTENQFSNMKYLVGTPPKGQIGLSSERVIEL
- the cas1 gene encoding type II CRISPR-associated endonuclease Cas1; the protein is MNQLIVKGENLSRIPLNEILCLVIEHPNVSMTGHLMNALSDQKIVTILCNTKHLPNTVLLPLYGHHRQVRLIQNQISWKSERKAELWQLLVKYKILNQKQVVQEFFKESSTDLFDAFVNSVELDDSTNREGHAAKVYFNIILDHGHARGDDTAQNAAMDYGYQVLLAIVARTIVSKGYLTELGIKHRNEFNIYNLASDFMEIFRPLIDYLVLKNVEQQFETDQKRAILNILNRRLIVDNKRYFFLNAVEIYVDSLFKYLSSGDIEVIKIPTWTY
- the cas9 gene encoding type II CRISPR RNA-guided endonuclease Cas9 (Cas9, originally named Csn1, is the large, multifunctional signature protein of type II CRISPR/Cas systems. It is well known even to general audiences because its RNA-guided endonuclease activity has made it a popular tool for custom editing of eukaryotic genomes.) is translated as MAQKPYILSLDIGTGSVGYACMDKEFNILKYYDKDAIGVYLFDGALTAQERRQFRTARRRNNRRIKRLGLLQEILAPLVQNPNFYQFQRQFTWKNDNMDFKNKSLSEVLSFLRYAPKKYPTIYHLQEALLLKDEKFEPELIYIALYHLVKYRGHFLFNYLNIENLSNNDNMEDFVELIEVYEKLNNISLNLDYEKKKEIFDILQDNEMTKNDREKAVVKIEKELKQFSKMLLGLKFNEGDLFNHADNAEELKEAKQSHSFADNYEENLTSFLTVEQLELIERANKIYLSFTLQDILNGNKSMAISKVAAYDKFKNELKQVKDIVYKADPTKVQFKKIFVSSKESLKQYEAIPNDENFSALCLFDQYVIRPKKQYSSFIKELKKIIPQDSELYFEAENDTLLKVLNTTDNASIPMQISLYEAETILRNQQKYHAEITDEIIEKVLSLIQFRIPYYVGPLVNDQATAKFGWMERKSNEPIKPWNFDEVVDRSKSATQFIRRMTNKCTYLMNEDVLPKNSLLYQEMELLNELNAIQVRFQTDPKNRKYRLIPQIKLFAVEHIFKKYKTVSHSKFLEIMLNSNHRENFMNHGERLSIFGTQDDKKFVSKLSSYQDMTKIFGNIDDKRAQIEEIIQWITIFEDKKILVQKLKENYPELTSQQINQLKKLNYSGWGRLSEKLLTHSHQGHSIIELLRHSDENFMEILTNDDYGFQNFIKEENQVQSNTIQYQDIANLATSPALKKGIWSTIKLVRELTSIFGEPEKIIMEFATEDQQKGKKQKSRKQLWDDNVKKNKLKSVDEYKYIIDVANKLNNEQLQQEKLWLYLSQNGKCMYSGKSIDLDTLLSSNATKYYEVDHIIPRSFIKDDSIDNKVLVIKAMNQTKGDQVPLQFIHHPYERIAYWKSLNKAGLISDSKLHKLMKPEFNAMDKEGFIQRQLVETRQISVHVRDFLKEEYPDAKVIPMKAKMVTEFRKKFDIPKIRQMNDAHHAIDAYLNGVVYHGAQLAYPNVDLFDFNFKWEKVREKWKALGEFNTKQKTRELFFFKKLEKMEVSQGERLISKIKLDMNHFKINYSKKLANIPQQFYKQTALSPKTAELKYESDKSTDAVYSSLTTYQTFVVAIKTATKKGKVKMQYQMIDHYVFDFYKFKNGNEKELALYLARRENKEEVLDAHIVYSLNKGDLLYINNHPCYFVSSNEVINAKQFELTVEKQLSLYNALNNKETSVEELVNVYDDIAEKVTNEYRHYLNSALKEERVKTLFSQSNQSHEDFVKALDELFKVVKASAVRSEKIGSRKNSMSNRAFLGKGRDVKIAYTSISGLKTTKPKSLFKLAESRNEL
- a CDS encoding carboxylesterase family protein produces the protein MMQIHDKQIKVCAFNQSYAAFQIPYAQNEGRLQYSSLLKWEDLDTVIDCSMRGRVFPQNPNRLSTVMGCRQEEKNQSEAAFHLNIFSSKQFKNKPVLFWIHGGGWLTGGGALPWYDGNHLAENEDIVVVTINYRIGALGAFQTEEGPKNLGLNDIINALTWVHNNIYYFGGDSDNITVGGQSAGAWYTAALLGHVDAHHLFNKAILASFPGQIKPLTALSSQQLSTQLQNYLAPKTMATATTQEILDAQNQVMTHLSHHQPSRIPTSFIPIESEQLSKDLIDQAVKVSGGNKDVMAWVTQNEMNAFKPHGNIADELDKMRVEEFEQPTKALLQQFEDKGSDVHFQIIDGGNDRLGAPHCFDLPLLFGNFEQWSNAPMLEGTKDQKLKAASRQLQQHVAQFMRA